Proteins encoded within one genomic window of Pongo pygmaeus isolate AG05252 chromosome 18, NHGRI_mPonPyg2-v2.0_pri, whole genome shotgun sequence:
- the MAZ gene encoding myc-associated zinc finger protein isoform X4, whose amino-acid sequence MFPVFPCTLLAPPFPVLGLDSRGVGGLMNSFPPPQGHAQNPLQVGAELQSRFFASQGCAQSPFQAAPAPPPTPQAPAAEPLQVDLLPVLAAAQESAAAAAAAAAAAAAVAAAPPAPAAASTVDTAALKQPPAPPPPPPPVSAPAAEAAPPASAATIAAAAATAVVAPTSTVAVAPVASALEKKTKSKGPYICALCAKEFKNGYNLRRHEAIHTGAKAGRVPSGAMKMPTMVPLSLLSVPQLSGAGGGGGEAGAGGGAAAVAAGGVVTTTASGKRIRKNHACEMCGKAFRDVYHLNRHKLSHSDEKPYQCPVCQQRFKRKDRMSYHVRSHDGAVHKPYNCSHCGKSFSRPDHLNSHVRQVHSTERPFKCEKCEAAFATKDRLRAHTVRHEEKVPCHVCGKMLSSAYISDHMKVHSQGPHHVCELCNKGTGEVCPMAAAAAAAAAAAAVAAPPTAVGSLSGAEGVPVSSQPLPSQPW is encoded by the exons ATGTTCCCGGTGTTTCCTTGCACGCTGCTGGCCCCCCCCTTCCCCGTGCTGGGCCTGGACTCCCGGGGGGTGGGCGGCCTCATGAACTCCTTCCCGCCACCTCAGGGTCACGCCCAGAACCCCCTGCAGGTCGGGGCTGAGCTCCAGTCCCGCTTCTTTGCCTCCCAGGGCTGCGCCCAGAGTCCATTCCAG GCCGCGCCAGCGCCCCCGCCCACGCCCCAGGCCCCGGCGGCCGAGCCCCTCCAGGTGGACTTGCTCCCCGTGCTCGCCGCCGCCCAGGAGTCTGCCGCGGCTGCTGCGGCCGCTGCCGCCGCTGCTGCCGCCGTCGCTGCCGCGCCCCCGGCCCCTGCCGCCGCCTCCACGGTGGACACAGCGGCCCTGAAGCAGCCTCCGGCGCCCCCTCCGCCACCCCCGCCCGTGTCGGCGCCCGCGGCCGAGGCCGCGCCCCCCGCCTCCGCCGCCACTATCGCCGCGGCGGCGGCCACCGCCGTCGTAGCCCCAACCTCGACGGTCGCCGTGGCCCCGGTCGCTTCTGCCttggaaaagaagacaaagagcAAGGGGCCCTACATCTGCGCTCTGTGCGCCAAGGAGTTCAAGAACGGCTACAATCTCCGGAGGCACGAAGCCATCCACACGGGAGCCAAGGCCGGCCGGGTCCCCTCGGGTGCTATGAAGATGCCCACCATGGTGCCCCTGAGTCTCCTGAGCGTGCCCCAGCTGAGCGGAGCcggcgggggagggggagaggcgGGTGCCGGCGGCGGCGCTGCCGCAGTGGCCGCCGGTGGCGTGGTGACCACGACCGCCTCGGGGAAGCGCATCCGGAAGAACCACGCCTGCGAGATGTGTGGCAAGGCCTTCCGCGACGTCTACCACCTGAACCGACACAAGCTGTCGCACTCGGACGAGAAGCCCTACCAGTGCCCGGTGTGCCAGCAGCGCTTCAAGCGCAAGGACCGCATGAGCTACCACGTGCGCTCACATGACGGCGCTGTGCACAAGCCCTACAACTGCTCCCACTGTGGCAAGAGCTTCTCCCG GCCGGATCACCTCAACAGTCACGTCAGACAAGTGCACTCAACAGAACGGCCCTTCAAATGTGAG aaATGTGAGGCAGCTTTCGCCACGAAGGATCGGCTGCGGGCGCACACAGTACGACACGAGGAGAAAGTGCCATGTCACGTGTGTGGCAAGATGCTGAGCTCGGCTTATATTTCGGACCACATGAAGGTGCACAGCCAGGGCCCTCACCATGTCTGTGAGCTCTGCAACAAAG GTACTGGTGAGGTTTGTCCAatggcggcggcagcggcggcggcagcagcagcagcagcagtagcagcccCTCCCACAGCTGTGGGCTCCCTCTCGGGGGCGGAGGGGGTGCCTGTGAGCTCTCAGCCACTTCCCTCCCAACCCTGGTGA
- the MAZ gene encoding myc-associated zinc finger protein isoform X2 — protein MDPSNWSSFIFQGHAQNPLQVGAELQSRFFASQGCAQSPFQAAPAPPPTPQAPAAEPLQVDLLPVLAAAQESAAAAAAAAAAAAAVAAAPPAPAAASTVDTAALKQPPAPPPPPPPVSAPAAEAAPPASAATIAAAAATAVVAPTSTVAVAPVASALEKKTKSKGPYICALCAKEFKNGYNLRRHEAIHTGAKAGRVPSGAMKMPTMVPLSLLSVPQLSGAGGGGGEAGAGGGAAAVAAGGVVTTTASGKRIRKNHACEMCGKAFRDVYHLNRHKLSHSDEKPYQCPVCQQRFKRKDRMSYHVRSHDGAVHKPYNCSHCGKSFSRPDHLNSHVRQVHSTERPFKCEKCEAAFATKDRLRAHTVRHEEKVPCHVCGKMLSSAYISDHMKVHSQGPHHVCELCNKGTGEVCPMAAAAAAAAAAAAVAAPPTAVGSLSGAEGVPVSSQPLPSQPW, from the exons GGTCACGCCCAGAACCCCCTGCAGGTCGGGGCTGAGCTCCAGTCCCGCTTCTTTGCCTCCCAGGGCTGCGCCCAGAGTCCATTCCAG GCCGCGCCAGCGCCCCCGCCCACGCCCCAGGCCCCGGCGGCCGAGCCCCTCCAGGTGGACTTGCTCCCCGTGCTCGCCGCCGCCCAGGAGTCTGCCGCGGCTGCTGCGGCCGCTGCCGCCGCTGCTGCCGCCGTCGCTGCCGCGCCCCCGGCCCCTGCCGCCGCCTCCACGGTGGACACAGCGGCCCTGAAGCAGCCTCCGGCGCCCCCTCCGCCACCCCCGCCCGTGTCGGCGCCCGCGGCCGAGGCCGCGCCCCCCGCCTCCGCCGCCACTATCGCCGCGGCGGCGGCCACCGCCGTCGTAGCCCCAACCTCGACGGTCGCCGTGGCCCCGGTCGCTTCTGCCttggaaaagaagacaaagagcAAGGGGCCCTACATCTGCGCTCTGTGCGCCAAGGAGTTCAAGAACGGCTACAATCTCCGGAGGCACGAAGCCATCCACACGGGAGCCAAGGCCGGCCGGGTCCCCTCGGGTGCTATGAAGATGCCCACCATGGTGCCCCTGAGTCTCCTGAGCGTGCCCCAGCTGAGCGGAGCcggcgggggagggggagaggcgGGTGCCGGCGGCGGCGCTGCCGCAGTGGCCGCCGGTGGCGTGGTGACCACGACCGCCTCGGGGAAGCGCATCCGGAAGAACCACGCCTGCGAGATGTGTGGCAAGGCCTTCCGCGACGTCTACCACCTGAACCGACACAAGCTGTCGCACTCGGACGAGAAGCCCTACCAGTGCCCGGTGTGCCAGCAGCGCTTCAAGCGCAAGGACCGCATGAGCTACCACGTGCGCTCACATGACGGCGCTGTGCACAAGCCCTACAACTGCTCCCACTGTGGCAAGAGCTTCTCCCG GCCGGATCACCTCAACAGTCACGTCAGACAAGTGCACTCAACAGAACGGCCCTTCAAATGTGAG aaATGTGAGGCAGCTTTCGCCACGAAGGATCGGCTGCGGGCGCACACAGTACGACACGAGGAGAAAGTGCCATGTCACGTGTGTGGCAAGATGCTGAGCTCGGCTTATATTTCGGACCACATGAAGGTGCACAGCCAGGGCCCTCACCATGTCTGTGAGCTCTGCAACAAAG GTACTGGTGAGGTTTGTCCAatggcggcggcagcggcggcggcagcagcagcagcagcagtagcagcccCTCCCACAGCTGTGGGCTCCCTCTCGGGGGCGGAGGGGGTGCCTGTGAGCTCTCAGCCACTTCCCTCCCAACCCTGGTGA
- the MAZ gene encoding myc-associated zinc finger protein isoform X3, giving the protein MFPVFPCTLLAPPFPVLGLDSRGVGGLMNSFPPPQGHAQNPLQVGAELQSRFFASQGCAQSPFQAAPAPPPTPQAPAAEPLQVDLLPVLAAAQESAAAAAAAAAAAAAVAAAPPAPAAASTVDTAALKQPPAPPPPPPPVSAPAAEAAPPASAATIAAAAATAVVAPTSTVAVAPVASALEKKTKSKGPYICALCAKEFKNGYNLRRHEAIHTGAKAGRVPSGAMKMPTMVPLSLLSVPQLSGAGGGGGEAGAGGGAAAVAAGGVVTTTASGKRIRKNHACEMCGKAFRDVYHLNRHKLSHSDEKPYQCPVCQQRFKRKDRMSYHVRSHDGAVHKPYNCSHCGKSFSRPDHLNSHVRQVHSTERPFKCEKCEAAFATKDRLRAHTVRHEEKVPCHVCGKMLSSAYISDHMKVHSQGPHHVCELCNKGFTTAAYLRIHAVKDHGLQAPRADRILCKLCSVHCKTPAQLAGHMQTHLGGAAPPVPGDAPQPQPTC; this is encoded by the exons ATGTTCCCGGTGTTTCCTTGCACGCTGCTGGCCCCCCCCTTCCCCGTGCTGGGCCTGGACTCCCGGGGGGTGGGCGGCCTCATGAACTCCTTCCCGCCACCTCAGGGTCACGCCCAGAACCCCCTGCAGGTCGGGGCTGAGCTCCAGTCCCGCTTCTTTGCCTCCCAGGGCTGCGCCCAGAGTCCATTCCAG GCCGCGCCAGCGCCCCCGCCCACGCCCCAGGCCCCGGCGGCCGAGCCCCTCCAGGTGGACTTGCTCCCCGTGCTCGCCGCCGCCCAGGAGTCTGCCGCGGCTGCTGCGGCCGCTGCCGCCGCTGCTGCCGCCGTCGCTGCCGCGCCCCCGGCCCCTGCCGCCGCCTCCACGGTGGACACAGCGGCCCTGAAGCAGCCTCCGGCGCCCCCTCCGCCACCCCCGCCCGTGTCGGCGCCCGCGGCCGAGGCCGCGCCCCCCGCCTCCGCCGCCACTATCGCCGCGGCGGCGGCCACCGCCGTCGTAGCCCCAACCTCGACGGTCGCCGTGGCCCCGGTCGCTTCTGCCttggaaaagaagacaaagagcAAGGGGCCCTACATCTGCGCTCTGTGCGCCAAGGAGTTCAAGAACGGCTACAATCTCCGGAGGCACGAAGCCATCCACACGGGAGCCAAGGCCGGCCGGGTCCCCTCGGGTGCTATGAAGATGCCCACCATGGTGCCCCTGAGTCTCCTGAGCGTGCCCCAGCTGAGCGGAGCcggcgggggagggggagaggcgGGTGCCGGCGGCGGCGCTGCCGCAGTGGCCGCCGGTGGCGTGGTGACCACGACCGCCTCGGGGAAGCGCATCCGGAAGAACCACGCCTGCGAGATGTGTGGCAAGGCCTTCCGCGACGTCTACCACCTGAACCGACACAAGCTGTCGCACTCGGACGAGAAGCCCTACCAGTGCCCGGTGTGCCAGCAGCGCTTCAAGCGCAAGGACCGCATGAGCTACCACGTGCGCTCACATGACGGCGCTGTGCACAAGCCCTACAACTGCTCCCACTGTGGCAAGAGCTTCTCCCG GCCGGATCACCTCAACAGTCACGTCAGACAAGTGCACTCAACAGAACGGCCCTTCAAATGTGAG aaATGTGAGGCAGCTTTCGCCACGAAGGATCGGCTGCGGGCGCACACAGTACGACACGAGGAGAAAGTGCCATGTCACGTGTGTGGCAAGATGCTGAGCTCGGCTTATATTTCGGACCACATGAAGGTGCACAGCCAGGGCCCTCACCATGTCTGTGAGCTCTGCAACAAAG GCTTCACCACGGCAGCATACCTGCGCATCCACGCGGTGAAGGACCACGGGCTCCAGGCCCCGCGGGCTGACCGCATCCTGTGCAAGCTGTGCAGCGTGCACTGCAAGACCCCTGCCCAGCTGGCCGGCCACATGCAGACCCATCTGGGGGGGGCCGCCCCCCCTGTCCCGGGAGACGCCCCCCAGCCACAGCCCACCTGCTGA
- the MAZ gene encoding myc-associated zinc finger protein isoform X1: MDPSNWSSFIFQGHAQNPLQVGAELQSRFFASQGCAQSPFQAAPAPPPTPQAPAAEPLQVDLLPVLAAAQESAAAAAAAAAAAAAVAAAPPAPAAASTVDTAALKQPPAPPPPPPPVSAPAAEAAPPASAATIAAAAATAVVAPTSTVAVAPVASALEKKTKSKGPYICALCAKEFKNGYNLRRHEAIHTGAKAGRVPSGAMKMPTMVPLSLLSVPQLSGAGGGGGEAGAGGGAAAVAAGGVVTTTASGKRIRKNHACEMCGKAFRDVYHLNRHKLSHSDEKPYQCPVCQQRFKRKDRMSYHVRSHDGAVHKPYNCSHCGKSFSRPDHLNSHVRQVHSTERPFKCEKCEAAFATKDRLRAHTVRHEEKVPCHVCGKMLSSAYISDHMKVHSQGPHHVCELCNKGFTTAAYLRIHAVKDHGLQAPRADRILCKLCSVHCKTPAQLAGHMQTHLGGAAPPVPGDAPQPQPTC, encoded by the exons GGTCACGCCCAGAACCCCCTGCAGGTCGGGGCTGAGCTCCAGTCCCGCTTCTTTGCCTCCCAGGGCTGCGCCCAGAGTCCATTCCAG GCCGCGCCAGCGCCCCCGCCCACGCCCCAGGCCCCGGCGGCCGAGCCCCTCCAGGTGGACTTGCTCCCCGTGCTCGCCGCCGCCCAGGAGTCTGCCGCGGCTGCTGCGGCCGCTGCCGCCGCTGCTGCCGCCGTCGCTGCCGCGCCCCCGGCCCCTGCCGCCGCCTCCACGGTGGACACAGCGGCCCTGAAGCAGCCTCCGGCGCCCCCTCCGCCACCCCCGCCCGTGTCGGCGCCCGCGGCCGAGGCCGCGCCCCCCGCCTCCGCCGCCACTATCGCCGCGGCGGCGGCCACCGCCGTCGTAGCCCCAACCTCGACGGTCGCCGTGGCCCCGGTCGCTTCTGCCttggaaaagaagacaaagagcAAGGGGCCCTACATCTGCGCTCTGTGCGCCAAGGAGTTCAAGAACGGCTACAATCTCCGGAGGCACGAAGCCATCCACACGGGAGCCAAGGCCGGCCGGGTCCCCTCGGGTGCTATGAAGATGCCCACCATGGTGCCCCTGAGTCTCCTGAGCGTGCCCCAGCTGAGCGGAGCcggcgggggagggggagaggcgGGTGCCGGCGGCGGCGCTGCCGCAGTGGCCGCCGGTGGCGTGGTGACCACGACCGCCTCGGGGAAGCGCATCCGGAAGAACCACGCCTGCGAGATGTGTGGCAAGGCCTTCCGCGACGTCTACCACCTGAACCGACACAAGCTGTCGCACTCGGACGAGAAGCCCTACCAGTGCCCGGTGTGCCAGCAGCGCTTCAAGCGCAAGGACCGCATGAGCTACCACGTGCGCTCACATGACGGCGCTGTGCACAAGCCCTACAACTGCTCCCACTGTGGCAAGAGCTTCTCCCG GCCGGATCACCTCAACAGTCACGTCAGACAAGTGCACTCAACAGAACGGCCCTTCAAATGTGAG aaATGTGAGGCAGCTTTCGCCACGAAGGATCGGCTGCGGGCGCACACAGTACGACACGAGGAGAAAGTGCCATGTCACGTGTGTGGCAAGATGCTGAGCTCGGCTTATATTTCGGACCACATGAAGGTGCACAGCCAGGGCCCTCACCATGTCTGTGAGCTCTGCAACAAAG GCTTCACCACGGCAGCATACCTGCGCATCCACGCGGTGAAGGACCACGGGCTCCAGGCCCCGCGGGCTGACCGCATCCTGTGCAAGCTGTGCAGCGTGCACTGCAAGACCCCTGCCCAGCTGGCCGGCCACATGCAGACCCATCTGGGGGGGGCCGCCCCCCCTGTCCCGGGAGACGCCCCCCAGCCACAGCCCACCTGCTGA